GAGGAATCCTACGAGAAGTACAACGGTGATCCCCGGGTGCTCAATGAAGCGACCCGGGAGGAAAACGACCGCTCCGGTGGTGTTGCTTTGGGCGTGCCGGGCTCGCTGAGCAACCGCCCGGTCAATGTGCAGGCCGATGCGGGCAAGGAAGGCAAGGAAGGCAAGGAAGGCAAGGAAAGCAACAACAATTTCCGGGCGGCGGTCTCGCGCAACTATGCCTACGACCGCAGCGTGATACAGGTCAAGCGCGGCAAGGGCCGCATCAACAAGCTGCATGTGGCGGTGATGCTCGACGATGCCGTGGCTCCCAAGGAGGCCAAGGCATGGAGTGAAGCCGAGCTGGCACGGGTTGAAAAGCTGCTGCGCGTGGGCCTGGGGGTGGACGCCGGGCGCGGCGACCAGATCGCTGTCTCCAGCATGCCGTTCACGGCGCCCACGCCGCTGCCGGCCTGGTGGCAGGAGCCCGGCAACTGGTATGGCTGGGTGGTGACGGCCCTGTGGGCTGCGGGCGGTCTCGCACTGCTGGTGCTGCTGGCACGCCTGGTCAATGCCGTGCTGCGTGGCGCTGCCGCTACCAAGGTGCCGCAGGCGGGCGAGGCTGTCGCCTTGGCCGGTGCGGCGGCGGGCGGCGCCTCCTTGCTGCCGGCGCCGGAGCGTCAGCGTGCCGCCTCCGATATGTCCATGGTGTCGCTGCTGGAGAACGTGGATCTGCCACCCCAGGGTTCGGAAGTGGATGTGATGGTCGAGCATTTGCGCACCCTGGCGGCTAAAGAGCCGGAGCGGGTGGCGGAAGTGGTCAAACAATGGGTACAAAAACATGGCCAACCAGTTGGTGACTAGCGCCGAAGGCGCGGCAGGCGTGGCGTTGCTGGAGCAGCCGGCCCCGGAAAGTCTGGATCTGATCGAGCAGGCTGCCATCGTGCTGCTCAGCATGGGCGAGGAGCCTGCTGCCGGCGTGTTGCGTTGCCTGGAGCGCGAAGACCTGCTGGCCGTCACTCAGGTGATGTCCCGCCTCAGCGGTATTCGCGTGGATTCGGTGCGCCAGTCGCTGCAGCATTTCTTCGATGACTACCGCGAGCAAAGCGGTGTGCATGGTGCCTCGCGCAGCTTCTTGCAGCGCTCGTTGGCGCTGGCGCTGGGCGGCGACATCGCCGGCAGCGTGCTCGACAGCATTTACGGCGACGAGATCCGCCCCAAGATGGCGCGGCTGCAATGGGCGGCGCCGGCCTGGCTGGCCGAGCGGCTGGCCCAGGAGCACCCGCGCATGCAAGCGGTGTTTCTGGCCTTTTTGCCGCCCAAACTGGCCGGCGATGTGATCGAGCATCTGCCCGAGTCAGGCCGCGAGGCCCTGGTGCTCAACGTGGCCAAGCTCAAGGACGTGGATCGAGATCTGCTGGTGCAACTGGAAATGCTGACCGAGCAGTATCTGGCCGAGTTCGGCACGCAAAGCGTGTCCATGGAGGGTGTGAAGCAGGCGGCGGAAATTCTCAACCGCATTCCGGGCAACAAGCAGGAGTTGGTGGCGCGCCTGCGGGCCCGCGATCCTGAAATCGCCTCCGCGATCGAAACCGAGATGTATGACTTCTTCGTGCTCTCGACCCAGTCCGAGACCACGCTGACCCAGATCATCGAGGCCGTGCCGGCCGAGCTGTGGGCGCTGGCGCTCAAGGGCGCCGAGCCTGCGGTGCGCAAGGCCGTGCTGGGCGCCATGCCACGCCGCCAGGCGCAGAGCTTTGAAGACCAGATGCGCCGCAGCGGCCCCGTGCCTTTGAGTCGTGTGGAGCAGGCGCGGCGCGAGATCATGGATCTGGTCAAGGCCATGGTTGACGCGGGTGAGCTGGAGATTCAGTTGTTCGCCGAAGCGGTGGTGGAGTGAGCGTGCTTTACCGCCCCTATCATTTTCCGCCCTTGGACCTGGTGCAGGCCGACCGCGCACAGCAGGGTGCAGACGGCAGCGCCGCCGGCGATGCCGTGGGGCCGGAGGATGCCCGGGCCTTGGCTCAGGCCTATGAACAGGCGGTGCAGCGCGGCCACGCCCAGGGCTTTGCCCAGGGGCAGGCCGAGGGCGAGCGCGCCGGCTATGAGGCCGGGCTGCAAACCGGCGTTCAGGCAGGTCGCGCCGAGTCCCTGCAAGGCGCGCGCGACGAGCTGAAGAGCCTGGGCGCGCCAGTGACGGAGCTGAAGCAGCAGCTGCAGTTGCTGCATGCCGACTGGGAGGCCAGCCTGCGCAAGGATTTGATCGACCTGGTCGAGCGGGTGGCGCGCCAGGTGGTGCGCTGCGAGCTGACGCTGCAGCCGGCGCAGATTCTGGCGCTGGTCGAGGAAACCCTGCAGGGCATGCCCCAGCGCACGGGCGAGGTCCAGGTCTACCTGAACCCGGTCGATCTGCAGCGCATCCAGGAGCTGGACAGCACGCGCGTGCCCGACTGGAAGCTGCAGGCCGACAGCACTCTCGATGCCGGCGAATGCCGTTTGCGCGTGGGAGAGGCCGAGGTCGATGCCGGTTGCAAGCAGCGTCTGGGTGCCTGTATGGAACAGGTGCGTGAGCAGCTGCAGCCAGCGGAGGCCTTGTGACCACGGGCATGGCGGCAGGCAACAGCATCGGACTGGCGCAGTCGCTGCGCAGCGTTCAGCTCGACGATGTGCCGGTGGCGCAGCCGGCGGCACGCGTGCATGCGGCCACCGGATTGCTGCTGGAGTGCACGGGTGCGGCCCTGCCGCTGGCTGCCCGTTGCCAGATCGAATGGCAGGCTGGCGCCTGGTTGCCGGCCCAGGTCGTGGGCTTTCGCGGTGCCGTCTCCTATCTGATGCCGCTCAAGCCGGTC
This window of the Comamonas testosteroni genome carries:
- a CDS encoding FliG C-terminal domain-containing protein, producing MANQLVTSAEGAAGVALLEQPAPESLDLIEQAAIVLLSMGEEPAAGVLRCLEREDLLAVTQVMSRLSGIRVDSVRQSLQHFFDDYREQSGVHGASRSFLQRSLALALGGDIAGSVLDSIYGDEIRPKMARLQWAAPAWLAERLAQEHPRMQAVFLAFLPPKLAGDVIEHLPESGREALVLNVAKLKDVDRDLLVQLEMLTEQYLAEFGTQSVSMEGVKQAAEILNRIPGNKQELVARLRARDPEIASAIETEMYDFFVLSTQSETTLTQIIEAVPAELWALALKGAEPAVRKAVLGAMPRRQAQSFEDQMRRSGPVPLSRVEQARREIMDLVKAMVDAGELEIQLFAEAVVE
- the fliH gene encoding flagellar assembly protein FliH, which produces MLYRPYHFPPLDLVQADRAQQGADGSAAGDAVGPEDARALAQAYEQAVQRGHAQGFAQGQAEGERAGYEAGLQTGVQAGRAESLQGARDELKSLGAPVTELKQQLQLLHADWEASLRKDLIDLVERVARQVVRCELTLQPAQILALVEETLQGMPQRTGEVQVYLNPVDLQRIQELDSTRVPDWKLQADSTLDAGECRLRVGEAEVDAGCKQRLGACMEQVREQLQPAEAL